Proteins co-encoded in one Marinomonas sp. IMCC 4694 genomic window:
- a CDS encoding 5-dehydro-4-deoxyglucarate dehydratase, with translation MAFSVEQMRSALSDGLLSFPVTDFDENGKFNAETYKARLESFIQHDVSSIFIAGGTGEFFSLDEADFREIVDVSVATVKGRVPLIAAAGRSVKDASNFAKIATDAGCDGILLMPPFLTECPEDGIVDYASQIMASSKTHFIYYNRGNGVLKAESVKALAAANPNMVALKDGTGNIADLNDTIKTVGDRLVYIGGVPTAEIFAEAYLSIGVNTYSSAVFNFMPEMANKFYKALRAGDQAVVTAIIKDFFIPFCRLRDRKKGYAVSLIKAGAALMGHSAGNVRAPLTMPTAAEVAELEAIIKRNV, from the coding sequence ATGGCGTTTTCAGTGGAGCAAATGAGATCAGCACTCAGTGACGGATTGTTGTCCTTTCCCGTTACCGATTTTGATGAAAATGGAAAGTTTAACGCAGAGACTTATAAAGCACGTCTTGAGTCGTTTATTCAACATGATGTCTCTTCTATTTTTATTGCAGGGGGAACTGGGGAGTTTTTCTCATTAGATGAAGCGGATTTTCGTGAAATTGTTGACGTGTCTGTCGCGACCGTAAAAGGTCGTGTTCCTTTGATCGCCGCAGCGGGTCGTAGTGTGAAAGACGCGTCTAATTTCGCGAAGATTGCAACGGACGCTGGTTGTGACGGGATCTTGCTGATGCCTCCTTTCCTGACAGAATGTCCAGAAGACGGCATTGTGGACTACGCTAGTCAAATCATGGCATCGAGCAAAACGCATTTTATTTATTACAACCGTGGTAACGGTGTCTTAAAAGCCGAAAGCGTAAAGGCGTTGGCTGCGGCGAACCCGAACATGGTGGCGCTAAAAGACGGCACAGGTAATATTGCGGATTTGAACGATACCATCAAGACAGTCGGTGATCGTTTGGTTTACATCGGTGGCGTGCCAACCGCTGAGATTTTTGCTGAAGCGTATTTGTCCATTGGCGTGAATACTTATTCTTCTGCTGTGTTTAACTTTATGCCGGAAATGGCAAATAAGTTTTATAAAGCCTTGCGTGCTGGTGATCAGGCAGTAGTTACGGCCATCATTAAAGATTTTTTTATTCCATTCTGCCGTTTGCGCGACCGCAAAAAAGGCTACGCGGTGAGCTTGATTAAAGCGGGCGCGGCCTTGATGGGCCACAGTGCGGGTAATGTTCGCGCTCCGCTGACCATGCCTACCGCAGCGGAAGTGGCTGAGTTAGAGGCAATTATCAAGCGTAACGTATAA
- the garD gene encoding galactarate dehydratase: MSSSYVLIKIHDNDNVAIILNQGGAPAGAKLDNGLVLKEAVPQGHKVTLQAIKENDTIIRYNEVIGYANKDLEMGCWVSEQVVRMPTPPNLDELPLATREKPVFEPLGGYTFDGYKNADGSAGTKNLLGISTSVQCVAGMTDYVVKLIKQTLLPKYPNVDGVVALNHSYGCGVAINAPGAIVPIRTLQNMAKNPNFGGEIMVIGLGCEKLQPHRLLEIEDSQAVNILPNSAAAKRLEDSVVSLQDESHHGFQDMVDHIMDMAEEHLKRLNLRRREPCPISELVVGMQCGGSDAFSGITANPAVGYASDLIVRAGGSVMFSEVTEVRDAIHLLTPRAQTVEVGKALLREMQWYDDYLNQGQADRSANTTPGNKKGGLNNIVEKSLGSITKSGNSPIVDVLSPGERIRKRGLNFAATPASDFICGTLQFASGMNIQVFTTGRGTPYGLEVAPVIKVSTNSSLGNRWHDLIDMDAGRMATKEITLEEAGWELFHLILDVASGRKQVAADRLGLHNDLVLFNPAPVT, from the coding sequence ATGAGCTCGTCTTATGTCTTAATCAAAATTCATGACAACGACAACGTGGCCATTATTCTTAATCAGGGCGGCGCGCCTGCGGGGGCGAAGTTAGATAATGGCTTGGTATTAAAAGAAGCGGTGCCGCAAGGTCATAAAGTGACCTTACAGGCGATCAAAGAAAATGACACCATTATTCGTTATAACGAAGTCATTGGTTATGCGAACAAAGATTTGGAAATGGGATGTTGGGTGTCTGAACAAGTGGTTCGAATGCCAACGCCGCCAAACCTAGATGAGCTGCCCTTGGCGACTCGTGAGAAACCCGTTTTTGAGCCGTTGGGTGGGTATACCTTTGATGGTTACAAAAATGCAGATGGCTCCGCCGGCACAAAAAATTTACTTGGTATTAGTACCAGTGTGCAGTGCGTTGCCGGGATGACGGATTATGTGGTCAAGCTGATCAAGCAAACTTTGTTACCAAAGTATCCGAATGTTGATGGAGTGGTTGCGCTAAATCATTCTTATGGTTGTGGCGTGGCGATCAATGCGCCCGGCGCCATCGTGCCGATTCGTACCTTGCAAAACATGGCGAAAAACCCCAATTTCGGTGGCGAAATTATGGTAATCGGATTGGGTTGTGAAAAATTACAGCCTCATCGTTTACTTGAGATAGAGGATTCCCAGGCGGTAAATATTTTACCAAACTCCGCGGCCGCGAAGCGCCTTGAAGACAGCGTTGTGAGCTTGCAGGACGAGTCCCATCATGGTTTTCAAGACATGGTCGATCACATTATGGACATGGCCGAAGAGCATCTTAAACGCTTGAATTTACGACGACGTGAACCGTGTCCTATTTCTGAGCTGGTCGTCGGTATGCAGTGCGGTGGCAGTGACGCGTTCTCAGGCATTACTGCGAACCCTGCGGTGGGTTATGCCTCGGATTTAATTGTCCGTGCCGGTGGTTCGGTGATGTTTTCAGAAGTCACCGAAGTGCGCGACGCGATTCATTTGTTAACCCCACGCGCGCAAACCGTTGAAGTAGGCAAAGCCTTGTTGCGTGAAATGCAATGGTATGATGATTACTTGAATCAAGGTCAAGCGGATCGCAGTGCGAACACCACGCCGGGTAATAAAAAAGGTGGCTTGAATAACATTGTAGAGAAGTCTTTGGGGTCGATTACGAAATCGGGCAACAGCCCCATTGTCGATGTGTTGAGTCCCGGTGAGCGTATTCGTAAACGTGGTTTGAATTTTGCTGCGACCCCTGCCAGTGACTTTATTTGCGGCACTTTGCAATTTGCCTCTGGAATGAACATTCAAGTTTTTACGACGGGGCGTGGTACGCCTTATGGTTTAGAAGTTGCGCCAGTGATTAAAGTATCGACCAACAGTTCGCTGGGTAACCGCTGGCATGACTTGATTGATATGGATGCGGGTCGTATGGCAACCAAGGAAATCACGTTAGAAGAAGCGGGTTGGGAGCTGTTTCATCTTATTTTGGACGTGGCGAGTGGACGTAAGCAAGTGGCTGCGGATCGGCTGGGGCTGCACAACGACCTTGTGTTGTTTAACCCAGCGCCTGTGACCTAA